AGATTGTATTCACGTTCTAATATTGATATAAAGCCTGTAAACTGGATCTTATTGAGGCCGTCATAACTCTCATGTAATATAGCTTGAACATGTCCTACGGGAATATGGGTTTTTTCATAAATCGCTTGGGCACCTATCGCTTGTAACTTTTCTAAACCTTCACTCATATCTCATCCTATCCATTAAAATAGCACCTGCCACACTTACATTTAAAGAATCAAAGTCGTGTGACATCTTAATACTTACAACGTTATCGAGTTTTGAAGAGACTCTAGCGCTGAGCCCTTCCCCTTCGCTGCCAAGAACCAATACTCTTTTTTTAGTTATCTTGGCATCGCGAATGTCAATTCCACCCATATCTGCACCATAAGTGCTAAAACCGGACATTTTTAAATCGTTAAGTACATTATGAATATTATGCTCAATTGCAAAAGGGATATCAACTAATGCACCCGTACTAGTTCTTAATATTGGTTCAATTGGAAGTTTTTTTACTCCACAGGCAACTATAGCATCAACACCAAGAGCATAGGCACTGCGTATAATTGAACCTATATTACCGATATCGGTAAGTCCTGCTAAAACAACAATAAAATCTTTATCAAGAAATGTTTTAAAATCATGAAGTTGATAATCTTCCACTTCAGCCAAAAAGCCTTGATGGTTTGCATTTTTGCTCATCTTTACGGCAGCTTCATTCGGGATTCTTTTGATCTCGAATCCCATCTTCATAAGTCGTGAATACTCTTTTTTATCAAGCTCACGTGCAAGATAAAGTGTTTTAATCTTTTGTGGATAATTATCAATAAGATAGTATATTGGTTGCTTTGCATAAATTAACATGGGGACATTTTAGCAAAATTTTTTTAATTAATGTTAATATTTAAGGCTTTTAGCGTCAGAAGTTAGAGTTGCATCAATCTTTGATAGCAAGCTTTCGTGTTTTCACCCGTAATTTTGGCTATTAACTTCGCCTGTGCTTTTTTCGGTAGGTCTAGAGCAAGGATGTCATTTTGTGTAATAGCAGAGCTGTTTTGTTTCTCTCCTGCTTTGATCACGACAACCCATTCCCCTTTAAAATTCCCGTCTAATGTTTTTAGGATCTCATCAGCAGTGCCGCGAAGATATTTTTGGAACTTTTTACTCAGCTCTTTGGCTATAAAAAGCTCTCTTGCTGGTTCGCTTTTTGCGATCTCTTTTAAGAGTTTTTCTATTCTGTGGGGTGATTCATATAAAATCGTCGTATAACCGTTGTGCAGTGCTTCATTTAAACCTGCTTCACGTGATGCACCTTTATGATCCAAGAAACCTAAAAAAAGCATCTGTGTCTCAACAAATCCGCTCGCTACAAAAGCAGTTAAAACTGCATTTGCACCCGGTAAAATATCATACTCAATACCATTTTTTATACAGTAATCTACAAGAACCTGTCCTGGATCGCTGATACCTGGCATCCCGGCATCACTTACGTAAACAACATTTTGCTCAAAAAAAGATTTTTCTAGCTTTTCAACAAAAGATTGTTCATTATGGGAATGTAAAGAGATAAACTCTTGTGTTTTTTCAAACTGAGTATTGTAACGCTCTTTTAAAATATGGATAAGTTTTTTTGTGACGCGAGTGTCTTCACAAAGAAGGATGTCGGCTTCACTTAAAGCTTCTATAGCTCTAAGTGATATGTCGCCAATGTTCCCAATCGGAGTTGGAACAAGTGTAAGCAAAATATTTTCTTGATTATTTTTTGCTGTATTTTGCGTTGAATTTTTCGATACGACCAGCAGTATCTACGTTACGCTCAGAACCTGTGAAGAATGGGTGACATTCATTACAGATATCAATTCTCATCTCATCTTTTTGAGATTTTGTAACAAAGCTGTTACCACAAGCACAAGTAACTGTACAGTCTACTAAATTCGGGTGAAGATCTTTTTTCATCTAATTTGCCTTTTACCATTCGTCAAAGTACGAATAGTGATATATTTTTTAAATCCGTATGGGGGCGGATTTTTGGAAATGGGATTATACCAAAAAATGTAAAATATTACAATAGTATCTTTGAAGCTACGGCAAGAGCTGCACTCTCAGAACGCAATACCAGCGGGGTGTCGAGTCTAAACACATCATAACCGCTTAAGAACTCACGCTCCTCTGGAGAAAAACCACCTTCACAGCCGATAAGTACCGTTGAAATATCAGCATCATCCTCTAGAACATTGTCACAAAAATCGAACACTTTCGTATCGGGATTTTCACTCAAAAACTCTTGAAGGTTTTTTGCCGTTGCAAACTCCATAAAATCACTTCTGCCACACTGTTGATTGGAAGCTTCTATGATTCGCTCATAACGTTTAAAATCAGCCTTGAAGTTTTTTTGGCTTCGATTGCAGTAGATAAAAGTGATCTTCTCAACCCCTATCTCATTTAAACTTGGAAGTACCTTCTCAACTGATTTAGAATCAATCACACACCAGCCAATATGCAACTCTTTTTTCGCCTTGACCTCATTTATCTCTTCGCCGAGATATGCTACTTCAAGCGATCTTGGATCGACAGAAACCACTTTATAGAGGTAAAGCATCTCTGGAGCCTCTTTTCTTCTAAATCCAAGCGTATCACCCTCTTTGTGACGACGCACTTTTACAAGATACTTGTGTAACTCACCCTTGATCGTAAAACGCTCTTTACCTGCATTTTCTTCATATATAAAAATCATGAGAAAAACCACATCCATATTGAGATTGCAACGACGATGAAAAATTCAAAATACAGGATTTTATAGGCAAACTGTTTATAAACTACAAAGTCGATAAACTCGTCATCATCTACGTGTTTTAAAGCTTTTGAACGTCTCACCTCTTTAACAATTAAGGTAATAGCCACAATAATCATAAGGATATTTTCTAACGTAAAATCGAGATGCTTCGTAGCCATCATAATGCTACCTGTGAAGATTGCAGCAGCTACGAGCATCGAATTAAACGGTAGTAGAAAAACTGAACGTAAACGTTTATATTTCGCAGAATCATCCGCTTGATACAAAAGTACAATATTTACAACAATTGCAAAAATAAGTAGTAAAATTCCAATAGAGTGGAGGTTGACCCCCATTGAGTACATTTGTTCCATTATACAGACTCCGGATTTATAAACTCTTCACCATCTTTTAATTTTTCAAATAAAGCAGTATCGTTAAAACTTTCAACTACTGCGTCTGAAAACGCAATTTTCTCTAGTTCTATTATACCCATTTGTTGATTGTATACATCTTCTCGAAATGCTTGAGCATATCCTGTATCTGTTTCATGAACGATTACACTGTGAAGCTGCACCTTTTTTTCACCGTTTTTTGTTTTTGTAAGTCCAAACAATTTATCTATAAGAAAA
Above is a window of Sulfurimonas marina DNA encoding:
- the rlmB gene encoding 23S rRNA (guanosine(2251)-2'-O)-methyltransferase RlmB: MLIYAKQPIYYLIDNYPQKIKTLYLARELDKKEYSRLMKMGFEIKRIPNEAAVKMSKNANHQGFLAEVEDYQLHDFKTFLDKDFIVVLAGLTDIGNIGSIIRSAYALGVDAIVACGVKKLPIEPILRTSTGALVDIPFAIEHNIHNVLNDLKMSGFSTYGADMGGIDIRDAKITKKRVLVLGSEGEGLSARVSSKLDNVVSIKMSHDFDSLNVSVAGAILMDRMRYE
- the rsmI gene encoding 16S rRNA (cytidine(1402)-2'-O)-methyltransferase; protein product: MLTLVPTPIGNIGDISLRAIEALSEADILLCEDTRVTKKLIHILKERYNTQFEKTQEFISLHSHNEQSFVEKLEKSFFEQNVVYVSDAGMPGISDPGQVLVDYCIKNGIEYDILPGANAVLTAFVASGFVETQMLFLGFLDHKGASREAGLNEALHNGYTTILYESPHRIEKLLKEIAKSEPARELFIAKELSKKFQKYLRGTADEILKTLDGNFKGEWVVVIKAGEKQNSSAITQNDILALDLPKKAQAKLIAKITGENTKACYQRLMQL
- the rpmE gene encoding 50S ribosomal protein L31, whose amino-acid sequence is MKKDLHPNLVDCTVTCACGNSFVTKSQKDEMRIDICNECHPFFTGSERNVDTAGRIEKFNAKYSKK
- a CDS encoding 16S rRNA (uracil(1498)-N(3))-methyltransferase, with the protein product MIFIYEENAGKERFTIKGELHKYLVKVRRHKEGDTLGFRRKEAPEMLYLYKVVSVDPRSLEVAYLGEEINEVKAKKELHIGWCVIDSKSVEKVLPSLNEIGVEKITFIYCNRSQKNFKADFKRYERIIEASNQQCGRSDFMEFATAKNLQEFLSENPDTKVFDFCDNVLEDDADISTVLIGCEGGFSPEEREFLSGYDVFRLDTPLVLRSESAALAVASKILL